In Cryptomeria japonica chromosome 10, Sugi_1.0, whole genome shotgun sequence, a genomic segment contains:
- the LOC131077470 gene encoding uncharacterized protein LOC131077470: MGESAKSLEATEDPSVNADGNTVRFKDIHMSPSKGNGVAGELEFEEEEGLSDDSLGLSAEVGETEMVKVIPKTMNFSCFLVNVYGLTLAIEKCKLWEDVSKHLEEVRPFLVIVAGDFNATLSSSKKHGGVRRLSQSQLDFQSFVTENALLEVVAKGGDFTWTNRRRGFSNIVEKLDRLFLVGDRSIAPIVFEVEVEKMWLREPSFKELVVGWWKEALVVEGFLAYQFFKKLSYVKQKLKSWNREVFGNIFDEKRRLEGDLGALNAKVMAEGMDEVDFLTEKDLLSRYGEVLQREEIYWKHKLCVNWLKAGDRNTKFFHSSVKAR, encoded by the exons ATGGGTGAAAGCGCTAAGTCCCTGGAAGCGACAGAGGATCCTAGTGTGAATGCGGATGGTAATACAGTCAGATTCAAGGACATTCACATGTCCCCAAGCAAGGGTAATGGAGTAGCAGGAGAGTTGGAGTTTGAGGAGGAGGAAGGATTAAGTGATGATTCACTAGGACTGTCGGCAGAAGTAGGGGAGACAGAA ATGGTTAAGGTGATTCCGAAGACTATGAATTTCTCTTGTTTTCTTGTTAATGTCTATGGGCTGACTTTGGCTATAGAGAAGTGTAAATTATGGGAGGATGTCTCCAAGCACCTAGAGGAAGTGAGGCCTTTTTTAGTCATTGTTGCTGGAGATTTCAATGCCACCCTCTCTTCCTCTAAGAAGCATGGAGGGGTGAGGAGGTTGAGCCAGTCGCAATTGGATTTCCAATCCTTTGTTACCGAGAACGCTCTTTTAGAAGTGGTTGCTAAAGGAGGggatttcacttggactaataggcgTAGAGGTTTTTCCAATATTGTTGAGAAATTGGATAGATTATTCCTCGTAGGAGATCGGAGCATTGCCCCTATTGTTTTTGAGGTTGAG GTGGAAAAGATGTGGCTTAGGGAACCGAGTTTTAAAGAGCTTGTAGTGGGGTGGTGGAAAGAGGCCCTAGTGGTGGAAGGGTTCCTGGCCTATCAATTTTTCAAAAAGCTTAGTTATGTGAAGCAGAAATtaaaatcttggaatagggaggtgTTTGGTAATATTTTTGATGAAAAGAGAAGACTTGAAGGTGATCTGGGGGCCTTGAATGCTAAAGTCATGGCAGAAGGAATGGATGAAGTGGACTTCCTGACGGAGAAAGATCTTCTTAGTAGGTATGGAGAAGTTTTGCAAAGGGAGGAGATCTATTGGAAACATAAGTTGTGTGTTAACTGGCTAAAAGCGGGTGACAGAAATACGAAATTCTTTCATAGTTCGGTGAAGGCGAGGTGA